The following is a genomic window from bacterium.
TTTTAAAGCAAAATCTAGAATATTTCAATTTTACAAGAAATTGAATATATCTTTGAGATTGCAATATTTCAATTTTACAAGAAATTAAATATTTCTTGGAGATTGGAAATGCTAAAATCTTTTGTCTTTTCTTCTCTCTGGATAAGAATACTTTTATACCCTGCTTCAAGAGAAAACTCATAATCCAATGTATGATGGTCGCCTATATGCAAAATATCGGATGGAGAGGATTTAATAAGGTTCGAGACATGAAGATAAATTTCAGGGGATTTGACTTGCTTAAAATCACTTACCGTTGAAAAGACTTCATCGAAATGGCGGTCAAATTTTTGGATTTTTTCTTTCAGAAAAATTCGAGGCATACAGGTAATAACGATTATTTTAAATCCTTGCTTTTTAAGTTTTTCAAGAACAGGTAAAACATCGGAATAGACCACGATTGATTTTTCTCTTTTCTTGAATATCTCTTTGGCTGATATTGGGAGATTGAACTTCTCAAGCCAATATTCAATATTATACCAGCGCAAATCTTTGTCTCCTAACTTCGCATATTCGCTAAGACAAAAATCTTTTGCTTGCTCGAAATCCCATTTCCTGCTTCCGGCAACCAAAGCAGGAATATCATTTTCCCATATGAGTTCGTTAAACTTTTGTTCAACTAATGTGCCGTCTACATCAAAAGAGATAACATGAATTTTCTTACTCATAGTTTTTCTGGTAGATATTCTCTCATACTTCTTATAACATTTTCTTTACAGCTTCTAAATTCACGCTCTCAAATCTATGCGCGAGGATGTGTTTTATCATAAACTTTCTTGAGTCTTTTTGTGGTCAGATGTGTGTATATTTGTGTCGTTGATAAAGAAGCATGTCCGAGTAATTCCTGCACTGCCCTTAAGTTAGCGCCTCTTTCCAAAAGATGAGTTGCGAAGCTGTGACGGAAACTATGGGCAGATACGTTTCTTTTAATAGCAGCTTCTTTTATATATTGGTGCGCAAATTTCTTTACACTTCCTGCAGTAAGCCTTCCTCCCCAATTATTTAAAAATAGAGCTTCTCTATTTACATGCAAATCGCTTCGAAGCGAATCGAAAAACATATTTCTTTTATTAAAGTAAGCACTTATTGCTTCAAGCGCTTTATCTCCTATAGGAATTATCCTTTCTTTTCTCCCTTTACCTTTTACCTTTATTGTTCCTCCTACAAAATCTATACTGTCAATATTCATACCTGTAAGCTCAGAAACACGTATTCCTGTTGAATACAAGGTTTCCAAAATAGCTCTATTTCTTATGCTTAAATGGTCATTACCCGGCAAAGACAGAATTGTCTCAATTTCTTCTACACTCATAGGTTCAGGCAATGTGCCTTTCTTTTTTGGGCTTGAAATAAGAGAGCAAGGATTGGAATCGAGCCATTCATTCCTAATGGCAAATTTAAAAAATGAACGTAATGTTGCTATTTTCCTGCCTATTGAACTTGAACTATAACCGTCACTATAAAGAGTAGTCAGAAAATCTCTGATATGCGTAGTTTCAATTCCGCTCAACGTTATAGTCGTATAATGTTCGTTCAAAAACTTATTAAATTGAATAAGGTCTGTTCTATAACTTGTTAAAGTGTTTTCCGATAAATTTTTTTCTACCCGCAGGAATTTTAAAAACTGGTTTAGTTTTTCATTCTCCATATTTAAAATTCAGAAATCAGATGTCGGATTCTTCCGTATTCTGTTCTCCGTTTTCTGTTGTCTGTTCCTTGTCTTCTGTATTCTGTCCTCTGTCTCCTGTTGGTTGTTTTTCTGTCATCTGTTGACTGTCTTCTGTGTTCTGTTTTTTCTCAGACGGCAAATAAGAAGCAATCCATCTGCATTGAGGATAGTTACTGCATCCGTAGAATACCCTACCTCTTTTATTTCTCATTTCTACTATTTCGCCGGAACAATTCTGATTTGGACACTTTACGCCAACTTTTTTCAATATTCGTTTTGTGTATCGGCACGTGGGGAAGTTCAAACATGCCATAAACGGTCCGAATCTACCTTCTTTTATAATTAATTTCCCATCGCATTCGGGACATTTCTCATCGGTAATTATTTCTCTTTCTTTTTTTATATTTTTCATATCCACCGATGCTTTATTCAAAACTGGTTCAAAAGACGTATAAAAATCTTTCACTATATCCGACCATTTTTTCTTGCCTTCTTCAACCTCATCAAGGCTTTGTTCCATTTCGGAAGTAAATTGTTCGTAAAATATTTTGGGGAAATTCTCAATAAGCAATTCAACCACAACTGTACCAAGTTCCGAAGGATGAAGCGCGCCTTTCACGCTTCTTATATAATCCCTGTCTTTAATAGTATTCATTATCGGAGCATAAGTCGAAGGACGACCTATACCTTCTTCTTCCAATTTCCTGATAAGCGTTCCTTCACTGTAACGCTGAGGCGGTTGTGTAAATTTCTGCTCGAGATTAATATCTAATAAATTTACTTTTTCTTGTTCTTTTAAAATAGGCAACACATTTACTTCTTTCTCTTCCTTATTAAGAAGAACTGTATAGCCGTCAAACTTTGTTTTTCTACTTTCGGTTACAAACACATAATCTCCGCCTAATAGTTTTATAGTGTTCACTTCCGTTATCTTTTGAGTCATTTGGGAACCTAAAAACCGGGTGTATATCAGTGTGTATATTTTTAATTGAAGAGGGTCTAAATATTCTTTTATTTTTTCAGGGGAAAGCTCAACATTCGTCGGGCGTATAGCTTCATGTGCTTCCTGGGCGCCCTTTTTTGCCTTGAATTTGGGGGGAGAAGAAGGAAGATATTCTTTGCCGAATTTTTTAAGTATCAATTCTCTCGCTTTAGTTTGAGCACTTTTACTAATATTAAAAGAATCTGTTCTCATGTAAGTAATAAGCCCTGTCAACTCATCTCCGACATTAACACCTTCGTATAATTGCTGTGCTATTCTCATCGTCCTTTGAGCAGAAAATCTAAATATGCTGTGAGCTTGCTGTTGCAATGAACTTGTAATAAAAGGAGGAGGAGCATTTCTTTTTTCTTCTCTAGTAGTAATACTTTTTACAACAAAGTTTTGTTTTTCTATATCGGTTTTTATATCAAAAACTTCATCCTTAGGAAATTTTGTAATCTTTTTACCTTTAAATTCTTTAAGTTGAGAGGAAAATTCTTCATTGTTTTGCGTAGAAAATTTGCCAAGAACCAAATAATATTCTTCCGGAACAAATGCCTGTATTTCTTTTTCTCTATCCACAACGATTTTCAAAGCAACTGTTTGAACCCTACCCGCAGATAATCCTTTTCTTACTTTTTTCCACAACAAAGGCGAGATTTTATAACCTACGAGTCGGTCCAGAACTCTCCTTGCCTTACCCGAATCAACTTTACTTACATCTATTGCAGTAATATGTTCCAGTGATTCTTTGATAGCAGAAGAAGTAATTTCGTGAAACAAAATTCTGGAAATATTTTTATTAACGGGACTTATTTCTTCAGCTAAATGGGCGCAGATTGTTTCCCCTTCCCTATCAGCATCAGCCGCAAGAAGAACTTGTGAATATTTTTTAGCCTCGCTTTTTAGCTCTTTGAGGATTTTCTTTTTTCCTTTGATAACAGTGTAAGTGGGTTCAAAATCATGCTCAACATCAACCCCTAATTTGCTATTCGGTAAATTTTTTATATGCCCCATACTTGCGCTAACTTTATATCCTTTCCCAAGAAAAGATTGAATAGTTCGCGCCTTTGCAGGAGACTCAACAATTATAAGCGAACCTTTTATAAGCGACTTTTTCTTTGACATAATTATTTAATTTAAAATTTAAAATGCAAAAATTAAAACTACAATTCAAAATTAAAAAATTTTTCTAACTACTATAACACATCATTTTCAATTAAATACGTGATTAGCAATAATGCTAATATATTGACAACTTTTAACTGAAAAAGCAATGACAATACCACCAATAACTGCAAGTATGAGTCCAACAAATGAAAAAATATCCAACAGTTTGGGAGAAAAAGAAATGCTATAAAGACTCAATATAAATGAGATTAAGATATAAAGTATTGCCAAGTATATTTTTAGAATATTTGAATTTTTTGCTGTTTTTTGCAATTTTCCTGTCTTTGTGTTTGGTTATTGAATTTCTTACATTTTAATATGTCATTTTGACTTTTACACTTCCCTCTGGAATCTTTCCTCGTGGAATGCGAAGCATTCCCGAGACTTTAGTCCTCGCAATTTTTCAAATTGCAGAGGGTCAAGATTCCGAGGACTTAGTCCCTGAAATTCTCTGAATTTCTAGGGGTGATTTTTGAATTTATCTTAATCGCTTCTTCCAATTTTATTCTACCTTCATATAACGCCTTACCTATTATAATCCCTTCAATTCCTTTTATAACTGAAAGATGTTTTATATCCTCCAAAAAAGAAACTCCACCTGCTACTATAATAGGAACGGGACTTATTTTGCAAATTTTAGTAAAGAATTCAACATTCACACCTTCAAGCATTCCATCTTGTTGAATATCGGTAACTATCAAGGAAGACACCTTCATTTCGCCAAGTTTTGTAATAAATGAAAAAATATCTAAAGATGAACTTTCTTTCCATCCCTTAACATATATCTTCTCGTTTTTAATATCAGCTGAAACAATAATTTTATCAGGAAAAGAAGACATGATTTCTTTTAAAAATTTTTCATCTAAAAGCGCGTTTGTTCCCAATATAAGCCATCTTGCTCCACAGTCCAAAACTTTTCGAGCCATACCAAAACTTCTTATCCCGCCCCCCAACTGCACAGGGATTTTAAGTTCTTCAGTTATTTTTTTTACAGCATCTAGGTTCTTACATTCTCCAGTTTTGGCTCCGTCAAGGTCTACTATATGTATTCTTTTCGCTCCTTTTTCCTGCCAATCTTTAGCAACTGCAACAGGGTCATCGGAATAAATTTTGCTTGTAGTGAAATCTCCTTTAGTAAGTCTCACTACTTTGCCATCCATTAAATCTATAGCAGGAATTATTAACATATGATTTTCTCGCTTTCGCTCAAATAAAATTAAATATCAAAAATCAAATATCACCCCTAGAAATTCACAGAATTTCAGGCCCCTAGGAATGCAGAGCATTCCAGGGATTTAGTCCCTTTTCAGGGAGACCAAGTCCTCGGAATCTTTTTAAGATTCCAGAGGGAAATCACATATTAAAATGCAAAAAGGGAAACTAAGTCAATAAATTTTCGCCGTTTGCTTTTACTAATATCAGACATTCAGCATCAAAAATGTTGTTTTTCATTTTGAATTTTGATTTGTCATTTTACATTTTGCACTTTAATTTTTAAATTTTTTATAACGTTCCTTTAGTAGAAGGTATGCCTTTGATTCTTGGATCTATTCTTGTAGCTTCATCCAAAGCTTTTCCCAATCCTTTAAAAATTGATTCTGAAATATGATGAAAATCTTCCCCTTTTAAAATAGAAATATGTAAATTTAATCCGCCTCGCTGTGCAAAACTTTGCAAGAAATGTTTTAAATTCGGTCCGTCATATTTATCTTTTTCTAAAGGATTAGGGAATTCTATTTTTTCTGAATAAAGATAAAATGAAGCTCTTCCACTTATGTCAAGAACTACTCTTGTTAAAGCTTCGTCCATGGGAACAAAGGAAGAGCCAAATCTTTTAATCCCTTCCTTACTACTTAATGCTTCTGATAACGCATCTCCAAGGCATAATCCTATGTCTTCATTTGTATGATGTATGTCTACGTCTAAGTCACCACTGGCCTTCAATTCTAAATCAAAAAGTCCGTGTTTTGAAAAAAGTGTAAGCATGTGGTCCAAAAAAGGGATGCCTGTAGAAATTTCAGATTTGCCCTCACCGTCAAGGTTGAGTACTACACTGATTTTTGTTTCTTTTGTTTCTCTTTCTATTCTACCTATTCTTGCCATTTCTCCTCCATTACCATCTACTGATTTTTTTATCAATCCCTATTCATCCCCAGAAAATCGGAGATTTTCGGGGACTTAATCCTCGGAATTTTTCCCTTAGAAATGCAGAGCATTTCAAGGACTAAGTACCCGAAATTTCTCTGAAATTTCAGGGTGCAAATTGCAGAGGGCCAATTACAGTTTACGAAATTACTAATTTTGGTCGGGGTGAGTGGATTCGAACCACCGACCTCTACGTCCCGAACGTAGCGCTCTAACCAAGCTAAGCCACACCCCGAGTAACTGTTGATATAATACCATTAAACTTTTCTTAAAGAACATAGATTCTTTAAGACTTCTCTGCCTTTACCACTCTTTAAAAATTTCTCACGTTTTAATGCTAAAGACTTATCATTATATTTTTCAGTTCTAATTAAAACCCAAGGAATCTTCTTTTTAGTAGAAACATTATATCCCTTATTATGCTGTTTTAATCTCTCGTTCACATTTTTTGTCGAACCGATATAAAAACTTTCATCTTTTTTACTTTTTAATATATAAACATACATTTTATTCTAACCCATCCGCCACTTCCGCCACTAAAAATTAGGCGGACAAGAAAACGTTGGCGGATGACCGCCAAAGTAGCAATGGCGGTCAAGCTAAGCCACACCCCGTAGAAAAATTAAAAACAAACCAACAAAAACACTTGCAAAGTTATACTTTCTTTTCTTTAATCGGTGTAATCACAGTTTAATTATAGAAGTTTATTGTTTGCTTCTCAACTATATATTTGACTAAAGGAGAATAAATTTGATATAAAAATTAAACAATTCAACAGAACTTTAGTTGCAAATGACTAAAAAATGGAAGATAAAAAAATTAGATGGCACTATATACGGTCCTGCAGATATAGAGACAATTAGAAAATGGATTAATGAAAAAAGGATTTTAGGACAAGATTATATTTCTCAAGAAGACATAAAAGCATGGCAACCGATACAATCTGTTCCGGAATTCACTGATACATTCCAACACCCCATTAGTTCCAAAGAACAACCTTCACATATAGATAGAAATACTGAGCCCACATT
Proteins encoded in this region:
- a CDS encoding HAD family hydrolase, with product MSKKIHVISFDVDGTLVEQKFNELIWENDIPALVAGSRKWDFEQAKDFCLSEYAKLGDKDLRWYNIEYWLEKFNLPISAKEIFKKREKSIVVYSDVLPVLEKLKKQGFKIIVITCMPRIFLKEKIQKFDRHFDEVFSTVSDFKQVKSPEIYLHVSNLIKSSPSDILHIGDHHTLDYEFSLEAGYKSILIQREEKTKDFSISNLQEIFNFL
- the xerC gene encoding tyrosine recombinase XerC — its product is MENEKLNQFLKFLRVEKNLSENTLTSYRTDLIQFNKFLNEHYTTITLSGIETTHIRDFLTTLYSDGYSSSSIGRKIATLRSFFKFAIRNEWLDSNPCSLISSPKKKGTLPEPMSVEEIETILSLPGNDHLSIRNRAILETLYSTGIRVSELTGMNIDSIDFVGGTIKVKGKGRKERIIPIGDKALEAISAYFNKRNMFFDSLRSDLHVNREALFLNNWGGRLTAGSVKKFAHQYIKEAAIKRNVSAHSFRHSFATHLLERGANLRAVQELLGHASLSTTQIYTHLTTKRLKKVYDKTHPRA
- the topA gene encoding type I DNA topoisomerase; amino-acid sequence: MSKKKSLIKGSLIIVESPAKARTIQSFLGKGYKVSASMGHIKNLPNSKLGVDVEHDFEPTYTVIKGKKKILKELKSEAKKYSQVLLAADADREGETICAHLAEEISPVNKNISRILFHEITSSAIKESLEHITAIDVSKVDSGKARRVLDRLVGYKISPLLWKKVRKGLSAGRVQTVALKIVVDREKEIQAFVPEEYYLVLGKFSTQNNEEFSSQLKEFKGKKITKFPKDEVFDIKTDIEKQNFVVKSITTREEKRNAPPPFITSSLQQQAHSIFRFSAQRTMRIAQQLYEGVNVGDELTGLITYMRTDSFNISKSAQTKARELILKKFGKEYLPSSPPKFKAKKGAQEAHEAIRPTNVELSPEKIKEYLDPLQLKIYTLIYTRFLGSQMTQKITEVNTIKLLGGDYVFVTESRKTKFDGYTVLLNKEEKEVNVLPILKEQEKVNLLDINLEQKFTQPPQRYSEGTLIRKLEEEGIGRPSTYAPIMNTIKDRDYIRSVKGALHPSELGTVVVELLIENFPKIFYEQFTSEMEQSLDEVEEGKKKWSDIVKDFYTSFEPVLNKASVDMKNIKKEREIITDEKCPECDGKLIIKEGRFGPFMACLNFPTCRYTKRILKKVGVKCPNQNCSGEIVEMRNKRGRVFYGCSNYPQCRWIASYLPSEKKQNTEDSQQMTEKQPTGDRGQNTEDKEQTTENGEQNTEESDI
- the hisA gene encoding 1-(5-phosphoribosyl)-5-[(5-phosphoribosylamino)methylideneamino]imidazole-4-carboxamide isomerase gives rise to the protein MLIIPAIDLMDGKVVRLTKGDFTTSKIYSDDPVAVAKDWQEKGAKRIHIVDLDGAKTGECKNLDAVKKITEELKIPVQLGGGIRSFGMARKVLDCGARWLILGTNALLDEKFLKEIMSSFPDKIIVSADIKNEKIYVKGWKESSSLDIFSFITKLGEMKVSSLIVTDIQQDGMLEGVNVEFFTKICKISPVPIIVAGGVSFLEDIKHLSVIKGIEGIIIGKALYEGRIKLEEAIKINSKITPRNSENFRD
- the hisB gene encoding imidazoleglycerol-phosphate dehydratase HisB, whose amino-acid sequence is MARIGRIERETKETKISVVLNLDGEGKSEISTGIPFLDHMLTLFSKHGLFDLELKASGDLDVDIHHTNEDIGLCLGDALSEALSSKEGIKRFGSSFVPMDEALTRVVLDISGRASFYLYSEKIEFPNPLEKDKYDGPNLKHFLQSFAQRGGLNLHISILKGEDFHHISESIFKGLGKALDEATRIDPRIKGIPSTKGTL
- a CDS encoding GIY-YIG nuclease family protein, which codes for MYVYILKSKKDESFYIGSTKNVNERLKQHNKGYNVSTKKKIPWVLIRTEKYNDKSLALKREKFLKSGKGREVLKNLCSLRKV